Proteins found in one Streptococcus criceti HS-6 genomic segment:
- a CDS encoding ABC transporter permease subunit (The N-terminal region of this protein, as described by TIGR01726, is a three transmembrane segment that identifies a subfamily of ABC transporter permease subunits, which specificities that include histidine, arginine, glutamine, glutamate, L-cystine (sic), the opines (in Agrobacterium) octopine and nopaline, etc.) — protein MDRFKKISLTIVLALTILFGGMSVAKADEYLRVGMEAAYAPFNWTQNDDSNGAVPIEGSKQYANGYDVQIGKKIAKGMGKKLLVVKTKWDGLLPALTSKKIDLIIAGMSPTEERKKEINFSNSYYTSEPVLVVKSDSKYASASNLSDFKGAKITAQQGVYLYDLIDQISGAKKQTAMGDFSQMRQALSSGVIDAYVSERPEAKTAMASSKDFKMITLKQGFKTNPSDTALSVGLRKDDTATQEKVNQILATIPEKDRLKLMDKMITEQPSNSKNNSSFLSQAWIILKNNWSQFLRGTGLTLLISIVGTLVGLVIGLLIGVYRTAPIAGNKALACLQKGFGWLLNVYIEIFRGTPMIVQAMVIYYGTAQAFGVNLDRTWAAIFIVSINTGAYMSEIVRGGIYAVDKGQFEAATALGFTHNQTMRKVVLPQVVRNILPATGNEFVINIKDTSVLNVISVVELYFSGNTVATQTYKYFQTFLIIAVIYFILTFTVTRILRYLERRLDQDNYTQGGAS, from the coding sequence ATGGATCGCTTTAAAAAAATTAGTCTAACCATCGTTCTAGCCCTGACTATTCTCTTTGGAGGCATGTCAGTTGCCAAGGCCGATGAGTACTTACGTGTCGGAATGGAAGCTGCCTACGCTCCTTTCAACTGGACACAAAATGACGACTCTAACGGCGCCGTACCAATTGAAGGCAGTAAGCAATATGCCAATGGTTACGATGTCCAAATCGGTAAAAAAATTGCCAAGGGTATGGGTAAGAAACTCTTGGTTGTTAAAACCAAATGGGACGGTCTCCTGCCTGCCCTAACTTCTAAGAAAATTGATCTCATCATTGCTGGGATGAGCCCGACTGAAGAGCGCAAGAAAGAAATCAATTTCTCCAACAGCTACTACACCAGCGAACCGGTCTTAGTCGTTAAGTCAGATAGTAAATACGCTAGTGCAAGCAACTTGTCAGATTTCAAGGGAGCTAAGATTACAGCTCAACAAGGGGTTTACCTCTACGATCTGATTGACCAAATTTCAGGAGCTAAGAAGCAAACCGCCATGGGGGACTTCTCGCAAATGCGGCAAGCCCTCTCATCAGGTGTCATTGATGCCTACGTCTCTGAACGACCGGAGGCCAAGACCGCTATGGCTTCCAGCAAGGACTTCAAAATGATTACCCTCAAACAGGGCTTCAAAACTAATCCTTCTGACACAGCTCTCTCCGTCGGCTTACGTAAAGACGATACAGCCACCCAAGAAAAAGTCAATCAAATCCTAGCTACCATTCCTGAAAAGGATCGGCTTAAGCTTATGGATAAAATGATTACTGAGCAGCCATCTAACAGTAAGAATAATAGCAGCTTCCTCAGCCAAGCTTGGATCATCCTCAAGAACAACTGGTCCCAATTTCTGCGAGGAACCGGTCTGACCCTGCTCATCTCTATCGTCGGTACCCTGGTCGGTTTGGTCATTGGTCTCTTAATTGGCGTTTACCGGACAGCACCAATAGCTGGCAACAAAGCTCTGGCCTGCCTTCAAAAAGGCTTTGGCTGGCTCCTTAATGTCTATATTGAAATCTTCCGTGGGACTCCGATGATTGTTCAAGCCATGGTTATCTACTATGGGACTGCTCAAGCCTTCGGGGTCAATCTGGATCGGACCTGGGCCGCTATTTTTATCGTTTCCATCAACACTGGTGCCTATATGAGTGAAATCGTTCGCGGTGGTATCTACGCCGTTGACAAGGGACAATTTGAAGCAGCGACAGCCCTCGGTTTCACCCACAACCAAACCATGCGAAAGGTTGTCCTGCCACAGGTTGTTAGAAATATCCTGCCAGCCACTGGTAATGAATTTGTTATCAATATCAAGGATACCTCAGTCCTTAATGTTATCTCAGTTGTTGAACTTTACTTCTCTGGTAATACCGTGGCTACCCAGACCTACAAGTATTTCCAAACCTTCCTCATCATCGCTGTCATCTACTTTATCCTGACCTTCACAGTAACCCGTATCCTGCGTTACTTAGAACGCCGTCTGGATCAAGATAATTACACCCAAGGAGGTGCCAGCTAA
- a CDS encoding DUF2207 domain-containing protein, giving the protein MKKKIILCCLSLLALLLFFSRRSVADEVDYNISRYDGLLEIQKDNTATFTQTLTFHYKSEYHGQYVSLGEAGNMPQGFSIDGEHARPEVTINNGKAFTPKTDIERLEDGYRLKIYDGGSSGDTVKVKVTWQLKNILSIHRDIAELNWKPISDGDKAAHHVRFRVSAPETRRSQLFAHLGFLQPKVKISKAGNDYQLSTDYIGAGKALELHGYWDSQAFSVARYVPGKGLPHFKNQEEEINRKTKLYQKLFYVIIPVVGFIMLVVGVLLFIYYKFSLQHQNGAAGVPKWLYSAPNDWSPQLVASVVYSTDWSEVNPITAGRGNLRFENMVQASLLDLIDRGNLKLEPSEGGPLLYHVHSDNLSSFELTFLEMAMGPNLGDKLAVSDLFSAYRVDKKVSVKNGYSVEEVNRYGRKMTSGFGKDLDELTQSVEKAKRSLGLEDYYRPLTSGENKLRRLSFAVLYLAMIFMFVAIDYAGLANFLSGFNWPMILGYIGMILLSIVLVIILFGFSRFDKRDGTPREEVKADYHAWQAFRQMMKDIKRFDKAQLESIVVWNRILVYATLFGYAKQVEEVLRMQAIPVPPVVNQYLTYNLFPYLYLSSQNFANFGHQAVAAQNFHVSSGGGFSGGGGFSGGGGGGGFGSF; this is encoded by the coding sequence ATGAAAAAGAAAATTATTTTATGTTGCTTGAGCTTACTGGCTTTGCTATTGTTTTTTTCTAGAAGGTCAGTTGCTGATGAGGTTGACTATAATATCAGTCGCTATGACGGTCTATTAGAAATTCAAAAGGATAATACAGCAACCTTTACTCAAACGCTTACCTTTCATTACAAATCGGAATATCATGGGCAGTATGTTAGTCTAGGTGAAGCCGGAAATATGCCACAAGGCTTTTCCATTGATGGGGAGCATGCAAGACCAGAAGTTACTATAAATAATGGTAAGGCTTTTACACCAAAGACGGACATAGAAAGACTTGAGGATGGTTACCGCCTTAAAATTTATGATGGTGGAAGTTCAGGGGATACTGTCAAGGTAAAAGTGACTTGGCAGCTAAAAAATATCCTGTCCATTCATCGGGATATTGCTGAATTAAATTGGAAACCAATTTCAGATGGTGATAAAGCAGCCCACCATGTGAGGTTTAGGGTAAGTGCACCTGAAACCAGAAGATCACAACTTTTTGCCCATCTAGGATTTTTACAACCAAAAGTTAAAATTTCAAAAGCAGGTAATGATTACCAATTATCGACTGATTATATTGGTGCTGGGAAGGCACTGGAATTGCACGGTTATTGGGATTCTCAAGCCTTTTCGGTAGCTAGGTATGTACCAGGAAAGGGCCTTCCTCACTTTAAAAACCAAGAGGAAGAAATTAATAGAAAAACAAAATTGTATCAAAAATTATTCTATGTGATCATTCCTGTCGTTGGGTTTATCATGCTAGTAGTAGGAGTTCTGTTATTTATCTATTATAAATTTTCCCTGCAACATCAAAATGGTGCTGCCGGAGTACCCAAGTGGCTCTATTCAGCTCCTAATGATTGGTCGCCTCAGCTAGTTGCCTCGGTTGTTTATAGTACGGATTGGTCTGAGGTGAATCCTATTACCGCAGGAAGAGGGAACTTACGATTTGAAAATATGGTCCAAGCCAGCCTGCTGGATTTGATTGATCGTGGGAACTTGAAACTAGAACCTTCTGAAGGCGGACCCTTACTTTATCATGTTCATTCGGATAATTTGTCATCGTTTGAATTGACCTTCCTAGAGATGGCTATGGGGCCTAATCTAGGCGATAAGTTAGCAGTATCTGACCTTTTCTCCGCATACCGAGTGGATAAGAAGGTCAGTGTCAAAAATGGCTATAGTGTTGAAGAGGTTAATCGCTATGGTCGTAAGATGACATCTGGTTTCGGCAAAGATTTAGACGAATTAACTCAGAGTGTTGAAAAGGCTAAGCGCTCACTAGGTTTAGAGGACTACTACCGACCTTTAACATCTGGTGAAAATAAGCTGCGTCGTTTAAGTTTTGCGGTTTTATATCTAGCTATGATTTTCATGTTTGTCGCTATAGATTATGCTGGATTAGCCAACTTCTTGAGTGGCTTCAATTGGCCTATGATTCTAGGTTATATTGGCATGATTCTGCTATCCATTGTTTTGGTTATTATCCTCTTCGGGTTTAGCAGGTTTGATAAGCGAGATGGTACTCCACGAGAAGAAGTCAAGGCTGATTACCATGCTTGGCAGGCTTTCCGCCAAATGATGAAGGATATTAAACGCTTTGACAAAGCGCAGTTAGAGTCTATTGTCGTTTGGAATCGTATCTTGGTTTATGCAACACTTTTTGGCTATGCTAAGCAGGTTGAAGAGGTTCTGAGAATGCAAGCTATTCCAGTTCCTCCAGTTGTTAATCAATATTTAACCTACAATCTTTTCCCTTATCTATACCTATCTTCTCAAAACTTTGCCAACTTTGGTCATCAGGCTGTAGCGGCTCAAAATTTCCACGTTTCAAGTGGTGGAGGATTCTCTGGTGGCGGTGGTTTTTCCGGAGGCGGCGGCGGAGGAGGCTTTGGATCTTTCTAG
- a CDS encoding undecaprenyl-diphosphate phosphatase, whose product MLVIELIKAIFLGIIEGITEWLPISSTGHLILVQEFVKLNQGHAFNELFNIVIQLGAILAVMVIYFERLNPFQKGKTPKEVRLTWQLWMKVVIACIPSAIFGLLLDDWMDAHFSNFTSVATMLIVYGIAFIWIERRNRNVEPQVTDLARMHYKTALYIGLFQVLSIIPGTSRSGATILGAILVGTSRSVAADFTFFLGIPTMFGYSGLKFVKFLLDGNHLNVAQWLVLLVASIVAFAVSMAVIKFLTNFVKKHDFTVFGWYRIVLGIILLIYAAVKVLMV is encoded by the coding sequence ATGTTAGTTATCGAATTGATTAAGGCCATTTTTCTGGGAATTATTGAAGGTATTACCGAATGGCTTCCCATCTCCAGTACTGGCCACCTGATTTTGGTGCAGGAATTTGTCAAGCTTAATCAAGGTCACGCCTTTAATGAACTTTTCAATATTGTGATCCAGCTAGGAGCTATTCTGGCGGTCATGGTCATCTACTTTGAGCGCCTCAATCCTTTTCAAAAAGGGAAGACCCCTAAGGAGGTTCGCCTGACTTGGCAACTCTGGATGAAGGTGGTTATCGCTTGTATTCCCTCAGCTATTTTTGGCCTGCTCTTGGATGATTGGATGGATGCTCACTTTAGCAATTTCACCAGCGTGGCGACTATGCTCATTGTTTATGGGATTGCCTTTATTTGGATTGAACGCCGCAATCGCAATGTAGAGCCTCAGGTGACTGATTTGGCTCGGATGCATTACAAGACGGCCCTTTATATCGGTCTCTTCCAAGTGCTCAGTATTATTCCAGGAACCAGCCGATCTGGAGCTACTATTCTGGGAGCTATTCTAGTTGGGACCAGTCGGAGTGTGGCAGCGGATTTCACTTTCTTCTTAGGGATTCCGACCATGTTTGGCTACAGCGGTCTCAAATTCGTTAAGTTCTTGCTGGATGGTAATCATTTGAATGTTGCTCAATGGTTGGTACTCTTGGTTGCCTCTATCGTGGCCTTCGCGGTCAGCATGGCTGTTATCAAGTTCTTGACGAATTTCGTTAAAAAACATGATTTTACCGTTTTTGGTTGGTACCGTATCGTTTTGGGGATTATTTTGCTTATCTATGCGGCTGTCAAGGTTCTGATGGTATAA